A window of Pectobacterium carotovorum genomic DNA:
GTGTTTTCCGGTGCCAGTGAACCGCCGCCGCGATGGGCGACAATGCTCGGGTAAGGCCAGAGTGTTTCCATTATTCCATCCGTAATCCGCTTTGCGAATCAAACAGGTGCCATGATGACGTCGGTAAGTGCAGCCAGAGCGTCGAGCCAATCGCAGGGCAGTGCTCATAAGAGAGCCGCGCAATCACGTTCTGCCCGCCCCACTTGCCGTGCGCTAAATTGTCCGCCCCCAACAGTTCGAGTGTTGAAATCTGCAACGGAATCCCGCCAGTTTCACGCGTCGCCAGTTGAATATGCTCTGGTCGAACCCCGAGCGTCAATGCTTTACCACGCCATTGCGGCTTCGGTTCAGGCAGCTCCAGCGCAATGTCTTGGCCGATTTCAAAGCGGCAGCCGTCATCGCTAATGCGACCTGACCACAGGTTCATGGCCGGTGAGCCAATAAAGCTGGCCACAAACAGCGATGCCGGGCGGCGATAAATATCAGCCGGCGCGCCGATTTGCTCGGCGATACCTTTGTTCATGACAATGACGCGTTGTGCCAGCGTCATGGCTTCGACCTGATCGTGCGTGACGTACAGGCTGGTGGTTTTCAGGCGCTGGTGCAGTTGCTGTAATTCGAGCCGCATCTGTACGCGCAGTTTGGCGTCCAAATTCGACAGCGGTTCGTCAAACAGGAACACCGCCGGTTCACGCACAATCGCCCGTCCCATTGCCACGCGCTGACGCTGACCGCCCGATAGTTCACGCGGCTTGCGTTGCAGCAGCGGCATCAGTTCCAGAATACGCGCTGCGTCTTCCACGCGCTCACGAATCTGCGCCTTACCGAAGCCACGGATTTTCAAGCCGTAAGCCATATTGTCGAATACGTTCATATGGGGATAAAGCGCATAGTTCTGGAACACCATCGCAATACCGCGATCTTTCGGTTCCAGATTGGTGACCCGCTGGTTATCAATATAGATATCGCCGCTGGTGGTGCGTTCGAGGCCTGCCACCATGCGCAGCAGCGTCGATTTACCACAGCCTGACGGGCCGACCATCACGACGAACTCGCCGTCCGCGACGTCCAGATCGATGGGTTGGATAATCTGTGTTTTGCCATCGTAAGACTTGGTGACGGCCTGAAGTTTTAA
This region includes:
- a CDS encoding sn-glycerol-3-phosphate import ATP-binding protein UgpC, with amino-acid sequence MACLKLQAVTKSYDGKTQIIQPIDLDVADGEFVVMVGPSGCGKSTLLRMVAGLERTTSGDIYIDNQRVTNLEPKDRGIAMVFQNYALYPHMNVFDNMAYGLKIRGFGKAQIRERVEDAARILELMPLLQRKPRELSGGQRQRVAMGRAIVREPAVFLFDEPLSNLDAKLRVQMRLELQQLHQRLKTTSLYVTHDQVEAMTLAQRVIVMNKGIAEQIGAPADIYRRPASLFVASFIGSPAMNLWSGRISDDGCRFEIGQDIALELPEPKPQWRGKALTLGVRPEHIQLATRETGGIPLQISTLELLGADNLAHGKWGGQNVIARLSYEHCPAIGSTLWLHLPTSSWHLFDSQSGLRME